The Acidobacteriota bacterium sequence ACGTCCACCTTCTTCCTTCGTCAGCACATAGATCTCGGCCTTAAACTTGGTATGCGGCGTAATCGATCCCGTCTTGGCCAGCACCATGCCGCGCTCCACGTCTTCCTTCGCGATACCGCGCAGCAGCAGTCCAGCGTTGTCTCCAGCCAGACCTTCATCCAGCTGCTTCTTGAACATCTCGACGCCGGTTACCACCGTCTTTCTCGTCTCGCGGAAGCCCACGATCTCTA is a genomic window containing:
- the tuf gene encoding elongation factor Tu (EF-Tu; promotes GTP-dependent binding of aminoacyl-tRNA to the A-site of ribosomes during protein biosynthesis; when the tRNA anticodon matches the mRNA codon, GTP hydrolysis results; the inactive EF-Tu-GDP leaves the ribosome and release of GDP is promoted by elongation factor Ts; many prokaryotes have two copies of the gene encoding EF-Tu), whose translation is EIVGFRETRKTVVTGVEMFKKQLDEGLAGDNAGLLLRGIAKEDVERGMVLAKTGSITPHTKFKAEIYVLTKEEGGRHTPFFKGYRPQFYFRTTDVTGVAELPAGTEMVMPGDNVALTIELITPVAMEKGLRFAIREGGRTVGAGTISEILA